The proteins below are encoded in one region of Lactuca sativa cultivar Salinas chromosome 3, Lsat_Salinas_v11, whole genome shotgun sequence:
- the LOC128132591 gene encoding sugar transporter ERD6-like 16, which yields MQAMALSSVFCVAGWLAIYFAMGAVSLDTGRFFTGYGIGIFSYVVPIYIAEISPKELRGGLTTINQLMIVTGSSISFLVGTVVTWRSLALIGIVPPVLLVIGLMFIPESPRWLAKVGREVEFQSSLRQLRGAKANISAEADEIHETIINLQKLPQAGVLDLFDARYIKPVIIGVGLMVCQQWCGINGIGFYASEIFKTAGFASGKSGTIAYALIQIPITIVGMILLDISGRRILLLVSSCGTCLGVFLTGTAFYFMGQAKFLGWAPLLAASGVLVFIAAFSIGMGAVPWLIMSEIFPLHIKGAAGSLVVLVNWLGAWVVSYSFNFLINWSPEGTFWLFSGFGIITIVFVVKMVPETKGKSLEEIQATINS from the exons ATGCAGGCAATGGCATTGTCCTCCGTGTTTTGCGTAGCAGGATGGCTTGCAATCTATTTTGCCATG GGAGCTGTTTCGCTTGATACAGGCAGGTTCTTCACTGGATATGGAATAGGAATTTTCTCTTATGTG GTCCCAATATATATCGCTGAGATATCGCCAAAAGAGCTTCGTGGAGGGCTAACAACCATCAATCAG CTCATGATTGTAACTGGTTCGTCAATATCGTTTTTGGTGGGAACAGTTGTTACATGGAGATCTTTAGCTTTAATCG GAATCGTTCCCCCTGTTCTTCTGGTGATTGGCCTAATGTTTATCCCAGAATCCCCAAGATGGCTC GCAAAAGTCGGACGTGAAGTAGAATTTCAATCTTCTTTACGCCAACTCCGTGGTGCAAAAGCAAACATTTCTGCTGAAGCCGATGAGATACAT GAAACTATAATTAATCTTCAAAAACTTCCTCAAGCTGGAGTACTGGATTTGTTTGATGCCAGATACATAAAACCGGTTATT ATTGGTGTTGGATTGATGGTATGCCAACAATGGTGTGGAATCAATGGAATTGGATTCTATGCAAGTGAAATCTTTAAAACTGCTG GATTTGCCTCAGGGAAATCTGGAACCATTGCTTATGCCTTGATTCAG ATTCCTATCACAATTGTTGGCATGATCTTGCTGGACATATCAGGAAGAAGAATTCTCCTTCTG GTTTCTTCATGTGGGACATGTCTAGGCGTTTTTCTTACCGGAACTGCATTTTATTTCATG GGCCAAGCCAAGTTCCTTGGATGGGCTCCACTTTTGGCTGCCTCGGGTGTTTTGGTATTCATAGCAGCATTTTCAATAGGAATGGGAGCAGTACCTTGGCTGATCATGTCTGAG ATATTCCCGTTGCACATAAAAGGCGCAGCAGGGAGTCTTGTTGTGCTAGTGAATTGGTTGGGTGCGTGGGTGGTTTCTTACAGTTTCAACTTCCTCATCAACTGGAGTCCTGAGG GTACCTTTTGGTTGTTTTCAGGATTTGGTATTATTACCATTGTGTTTGTAGTGAAAATGGTGCCAGAAACCAAAGGAAAAAGCTTGGAAGAAATTCAAGCAACTATCAATTCGTAA